In the Aromatoleum bremense genome, one interval contains:
- a CDS encoding BCCT family transporter, whose product MADSSTRAGAPPRVLINPPVFFASSLLTLAFVGFCVAAPEVATEMFGAMRDWTLESAGWFYVLAVAGFLMFVVVLALTNFGRIKLGPDHSTPDYSYVSWFAMLFSAGMGIGLMFFGVAEPIMHYTTPPVGDPQTAAAARQAMRITFFHWGMHAWAIYAVVALSLAYFAYRHDLPLTIRSSLYPLVGERIHGTIGHVVDIFAVLGTLFGVATSLGFGVIQVNAGLSYLFDVPTSIGVQVVLIAAITAIATLSVGLGLDSGIRRISELNMVLAVLLVAFVLVAGPTVFLLQTLVQNTGMYLSNLFAMTFNLYAYEPTGWIGGWTLFYWAWWIAWSPFVGMFIARVSRGRTIREFIIGVLLVPVGFTFMWMTFFGDTAIHLVMMQGVTQLADAVAADTSVALFQFFEHLPLSGVTSLLATILVVTFFVTSSDSGSLVVDMLTNGGHDTSPLWQRVFWSVIEGVIAAALLIAGGLGALQTATIAAALPFAIVMILMCWGLVRALRIEMVKRMSLRDARVTPHGPHSPLGWQQRLRTIVHQPGRQEVRRFLAETVQPALEEVAAELRKQGRDARTSEDDADGGRVWLEILHGDEVDFFYSIHPRAYDPPSFVLRDTRADRAEALKYYHAEVHLREGGQDYDIMGWSRPSIINDVLDQYERHLHFLHAVR is encoded by the coding sequence ATGGCAGACAGTTCCACTCGCGCCGGCGCCCCCCCGCGCGTCCTGATCAATCCTCCGGTGTTCTTCGCGTCGAGCCTGTTGACGCTCGCGTTCGTCGGCTTCTGCGTCGCGGCGCCGGAGGTTGCGACCGAAATGTTCGGCGCGATGCGCGACTGGACGCTCGAGTCGGCCGGCTGGTTCTACGTGCTCGCCGTCGCCGGCTTCCTGATGTTCGTCGTCGTCCTCGCGCTGACGAACTTCGGCCGCATCAAGCTCGGCCCGGACCACAGCACGCCCGACTACAGCTACGTATCGTGGTTCGCGATGCTGTTCTCTGCCGGGATGGGCATCGGCCTGATGTTCTTCGGCGTCGCCGAGCCGATCATGCACTACACGACGCCGCCCGTCGGAGATCCCCAGACCGCCGCCGCGGCGCGTCAGGCGATGCGCATCACGTTCTTCCACTGGGGGATGCACGCGTGGGCGATCTATGCGGTCGTCGCGCTGTCGCTCGCATATTTCGCGTACCGCCACGACCTGCCGCTGACGATCCGCTCGTCGCTGTATCCGCTCGTCGGCGAGCGCATCCACGGCACGATCGGCCACGTCGTCGACATCTTCGCCGTGCTCGGCACGCTGTTCGGCGTCGCGACCTCGCTCGGCTTCGGGGTGATCCAGGTCAACGCCGGCCTCAGCTATCTGTTCGACGTGCCGACGTCGATCGGCGTGCAGGTCGTGCTGATCGCCGCGATCACCGCAATCGCGACGCTGTCGGTCGGGCTCGGCCTCGACAGCGGGATTCGCCGCATATCCGAGCTGAACATGGTCCTCGCGGTGTTGCTCGTCGCGTTCGTGCTCGTCGCGGGGCCGACGGTGTTCCTGCTGCAGACGCTCGTCCAGAACACTGGCATGTACCTGTCGAACCTGTTCGCGATGACTTTCAACCTGTACGCGTACGAGCCGACGGGCTGGATTGGCGGCTGGACGCTGTTCTACTGGGCGTGGTGGATCGCGTGGTCGCCGTTCGTCGGGATGTTCATCGCGCGCGTGTCGCGCGGGCGCACGATCCGCGAGTTCATCATCGGCGTGCTGCTCGTGCCGGTGGGCTTCACGTTCATGTGGATGACGTTCTTCGGCGACACCGCGATCCATCTCGTGATGATGCAGGGCGTCACGCAGCTCGCCGACGCGGTGGCCGCGGACACGTCGGTGGCGCTGTTCCAGTTCTTCGAGCACTTGCCGCTGTCCGGCGTCACGTCGCTGCTCGCGACGATTCTCGTCGTGACCTTCTTCGTGACGTCGTCCGATTCGGGTTCGCTCGTCGTCGACATGCTGACGAACGGCGGCCACGACACGTCGCCGCTTTGGCAGCGCGTGTTCTGGTCGGTCATCGAGGGCGTGATCGCCGCGGCGCTGCTGATCGCGGGCGGCCTCGGCGCATTGCAGACCGCGACCATCGCCGCCGCGCTGCCGTTCGCGATCGTGATGATCCTGATGTGCTGGGGCCTCGTGCGCGCGCTGCGCATCGAGATGGTCAAGCGGATGTCGCTGCGCGACGCGCGCGTGACGCCGCACGGTCCGCACTCGCCGCTCGGCTGGCAGCAGCGGCTGCGCACGATCGTGCATCAGCCGGGGCGCCAGGAAGTACGCCGCTTCCTTGCCGAGACGGTCCAGCCCGCGCTTGAGGAGGTCGCGGCGGAACTGCGCAAGCAGGGTCGGGACGCGCGCACGAGCGAGGACGACGCCGACGGTGGCCGGGTGTGGCTCGAGATCTTACACGGCGACGAGGTCGATTTCTTCTACTCGATCCACCCGCGCGCGTACGATCCCCCGTCGTTCGTGCTGCGCGACACCCGCGCGGACCGTGCCGAGGCGCTCAAGTACTACCACGCCGAGGTGCACCTGCGCGAGGGCGGCCAGGACTACGACATCATGGGCTGGAGCCGGCCGAGCATCATCAACGACGTGCTCGACCAGTACGAGCGCCACCTGCACTTCCTGCACGCGGTCCGCTGA
- a CDS encoding PTS sugar transporter subunit IIA: MIGIFLITHGTLGESLIQCASHVLNKRPRQTVQLGVSAQDDPVDMLPLARQMLAWADSGNGVLVLTDVFGATPSNIAAKLAVPGSIEVIAGVNVPMLLRVLTYRERDMDTLVQRAVSGGCDGVVHIQ; this comes from the coding sequence ATGATCGGCATCTTCCTCATCACGCACGGCACGCTCGGCGAATCGCTGATCCAGTGCGCGAGCCACGTGCTCAACAAACGCCCCAGGCAAACCGTACAGCTCGGCGTCTCCGCCCAGGACGATCCCGTCGACATGCTGCCGCTCGCGCGCCAGATGCTCGCGTGGGCCGACAGCGGCAACGGCGTACTGGTGCTGACCGACGTGTTCGGCGCGACGCCATCGAACATCGCGGCAAAGCTGGCGGTGCCGGGGAGCATCGAAGTCATCGCCGGGGTCAACGTGCCGATGTTGCTGCGCGTGCTGACCTACCGCGAACGGGACATGGACACGCTGGTGCAGCGCGCCGTCTCGGGCGGCTGCGACGGCGTAGTGCACATCCAGTGA